GGTTCGTACTCGATGGCAGCGAGCTATGACGGCAACAACCGCGCATCGTCGGGCAGCTTCGGCATCGGCTATCAGCGGCCCGCCGTGTCCGTGTCGGCGAATCTGGGTATCGGGCGCGACTACCAGCAGGCGTCGGCGAATGCGACGGGCGGCCTCGTGCTGCATCCGGGCGGCCTGACACCGGCCCCCACGCTGAGCGAGACGATCGGTGTCGTCCGTGCGCCGCACGCGCGCGGCGCACTGGTCGCGAACACGAGCGCACGCGTCAACCGCTTCGGCTACGCGATCGTGCCGAGCCTGATTCCGTATCAGCTCAACAAGGTCGACATCGATCCGAAGGACGTTCCAGAGGACGTCGAACTGAAGACCGTGTCGCGCAGCGTGGCGCCGCGCTCGGGCTCGGTCGTCATGCTGTCTTACGACACGCTGAAGGCGCGTGCGTTGCTGATCGACGCGCAGCTCGACGACGGGCGGCCGCTGCCGTTCGCGGCCCGTGCGGTCGACGCGCGCACGGGCGTGGCGCTCGGCGCGGTCGGTCAGGGCAGCCGGCTGTTCGTGCGCAGTGCCGAGAACGATGGCCAGATTCGCGTCGAATGGGGAACGCGTGCAGACCAGCAATGCGTGGTCGATTACGGGATACCGGCCGCGCAGCGTTCGGGGACGGGCTATGTGGCGCTCACCGGCACCTGCCGCGCTGCGACGCTGACGCCGAACGTGCTCGGGCCGCAGGCCGAGCGGGCAGGGGGGCGATAGCACGATGGATCGTTCGCGCTTTCGCTTCGTTCCGCTCGCGCGCCTGTCGTCGCGCCGTGGGTGCCGGAAACGGGTTGCCGGCCGCATCCTGAGGGCGGCGGTGCTGGCCAGCGTCGCGAGCGTCGGCACGCCCCGGTGCGAAGCGTCGCTCACCGTAGTCGGCACCCGGTTCGTCTATCCGGCCGATGCGCGTGCGCTGACGATCCTCGCCCGCAACAGCGGCAGCGCGCCCATTCTCGTGCAGGCGTGGCTGGACGACGGCGACGCGAATGCCGACCCGAGCCGGCTGCGCGTGCCGTTCGTCGTCGCACCACCCCTTGCTCGGCTCGATCCCGGGCAACCGCTGTCGATCCGCGTACAGGGCGTTGGCGGCGGGCTTGCCACGGACCGCGAGTCCTGTTTCTGGATCAACCTGCTCGAAGTACCGCCCGCCGCGCCGACCGGCGAGCCCGTGCTGCGCATCGCCTACCGGTTCAGGATGAAGCTGCTGGTTCGGCCGCCCGGGCTTCGTGGCGAGCCCGACGACGCACCGAACCGGCTCGCATGGACGCGCGACGGCACGCAGGCCGCAGCGTCGATCGCCGCGAGCAATCCCACGCCTTACTACGTGACGCTGACGCGCCTGTCGGTGAACGGCGAGCCCGTCGCGCTGAAGCACGGCGCGGTGGATGTCGCGCCATTCGGGCGAGCCGAGATCCCGATCGACAGGCAAATCGGCGCGGGCGCGATCGTGTTCGATGCCGTCGACGAGAGCGGCGCATCGCACGAATACCGGGCG
This region of Burkholderia contaminans genomic DNA includes:
- a CDS encoding fimbrial biogenesis chaperone: MDRSRFRFVPLARLSSRRGCRKRVAGRILRAAVLASVASVGTPRCEASLTVVGTRFVYPADARALTILARNSGSAPILVQAWLDDGDANADPSRLRVPFVVAPPLARLDPGQPLSIRVQGVGGGLATDRESCFWINLLEVPPAAPTGEPVLRIAYRFRMKLLVRPPGLRGEPDDAPNRLAWTRDGTQAAASIAASNPTPYYVTLTRLSVNGEPVALKHGAVDVAPFGRAEIPIDRQIGAGAIVFDAVDESGASHEYRAQAVPP